One part of the Humulus lupulus chromosome 9, drHumLupu1.1, whole genome shotgun sequence genome encodes these proteins:
- the LOC133801830 gene encoding anaphase-promoting complex subunit 7-like isoform X1, giving the protein MHQSGCLAEEWLRRCRGSLGMNGSVTALAERRVSAKEIVSLSPQTANRSGRAPFDCFDSSRWLQRYVEAQCCIASNDYKGGLELFTDLSQRFPNNMHLLLEIAKVEAIIGKNDEAIMNFEKARSIDLYLVTYMDEYAMLLKIKSDFSKLNKLVHDLLVTDPTRPEVFVALSVPRL; this is encoded by the exons ATGCACCAATCTGGGTGCTTAGCAGAGGAGTGGCTTCGACGGTGCCGTGG GTCATTGGGTATGAACGGATCTGTCACAGCTTTAGCAGAGCGAAGGGTTTCTGCCAAAGAGATTGTTTCACTGTCTCCTCAG ACTGCAAACAGAAGTGGTAGGGCTCCCTTTGATTGTTTTGACTCAAGTCGTTGGCTTCAA CGGTATGTTGAGGCCCAGTGCTGCATTGCTTCAAATGACTACAAAG GTGGTCTGGAACTATTTACAGATCTTTCACAGCGTTTCCCTAATAATATGCACTTATTACTTGAGATTGCAAAG GTTGAAGCAATCATTGGAAAAAATGATGAGGCCATTATGAATTTTGAGAAG GCTCGATCAATTGATCTGTATCTGGTGACTTATATGGATGAGTATGCAATGCTTCTAAAGATAAAGTCTGATTTTTCAAAGCTAAATAAATTGGTGCATGATTTGTTGGTCACTGATCCTACAAGGCCAGAAGTTTTTGTAGCTTTATCTGTTCCgaggctttga
- the LOC133801830 gene encoding anaphase-promoting complex subunit 7-like isoform X2 gives MNGSVTALAERRVSAKEIVSLSPQTANRSGRAPFDCFDSSRWLQRYVEAQCCIASNDYKGGLELFTDLSQRFPNNMHLLLEIAKVEAIIGKNDEAIMNFEKARSIDLYLVTYMDEYAMLLKIKSDFSKLNKLVHDLLVTDPTRPEVFVALSVPRL, from the exons ATGAACGGATCTGTCACAGCTTTAGCAGAGCGAAGGGTTTCTGCCAAAGAGATTGTTTCACTGTCTCCTCAG ACTGCAAACAGAAGTGGTAGGGCTCCCTTTGATTGTTTTGACTCAAGTCGTTGGCTTCAA CGGTATGTTGAGGCCCAGTGCTGCATTGCTTCAAATGACTACAAAG GTGGTCTGGAACTATTTACAGATCTTTCACAGCGTTTCCCTAATAATATGCACTTATTACTTGAGATTGCAAAG GTTGAAGCAATCATTGGAAAAAATGATGAGGCCATTATGAATTTTGAGAAG GCTCGATCAATTGATCTGTATCTGGTGACTTATATGGATGAGTATGCAATGCTTCTAAAGATAAAGTCTGATTTTTCAAAGCTAAATAAATTGGTGCATGATTTGTTGGTCACTGATCCTACAAGGCCAGAAGTTTTTGTAGCTTTATCTGTTCCgaggctttga